From the genome of Fibrobacter sp.:
GAAGTCGTTGACTTCTAATCTTTAGAACGGAGGATACCTCTATCGCTACCGCAAAGAACAAGAAGATCTACCGTGGCACGGGCCGCCGCAAGAACGCCATCGCCGCTGTGATCCTGAAGCCGGGTACCGGCAAGCGCACTATCAATGGTCGTGATTTCAAGGATTACTTCCACTCTGAAGTGCAGAACATGATTGCAAACCTTCCGTTCGCCATCCTCGGCAACGCGGAAGAATGGGACGTCGAAGTCACCGCTCGTGGCGGTGGAATCGCCGGCCAGATGGGTGCTGTCCGTCTTGGCATTTCCCGCGCCTTGGTCGCCAACGACGCCGAAGTGAAGCCCGCCCTCAAGAAGGAAGGCCTCATGACTCGTGACGCCCGTGCCGTTGAACGTAAGAAGTTCGGCCGCAAGAAGGCTCGTAAGCACTTCCAGTTCAGCAAGCGCTAATCTGCGAATCGCTTTTACGGAAAACCTCGGTCTATGCCGGGGTTTTTCTTTTTACAAGCCCATTCGGCTCTGTCGCATTTTTGGACCCTCCGCTTTTGCGGGGGTTTTTCTTTTTTTTGCGGCTTGCTGCAAGGGCCCGCCGGCCGCGGGTTTGTTGACTATTTATCCACGAAAATCGCTGCCTTTCGTGGGATTATGGCGCCTCCTTTGGGTACCTTTAGGGGAAAGTGTATAGGAGTGTGTCATGGATGTTAAAAAGATTACGGATTTTCTGACCCTGGCCATGTGGCTTGTGGGAGGTGTCTTGATGCTGGCGACGCTTGCCAGTGCCGCCCCCAATCCCAATTTCCACATCTACATTGCCT
Proteins encoded in this window:
- the rpsI gene encoding 30S ribosomal protein S9, producing the protein MATAKNKKIYRGTGRRKNAIAAVILKPGTGKRTINGRDFKDYFHSEVQNMIANLPFAILGNAEEWDVEVTARGGGIAGQMGAVRLGISRALVANDAEVKPALKKEGLMTRDARAVERKKFGRKKARKHFQFSKR